Sequence from the Leptospira bourretii genome:
GGTTAATTGATAAAAAGATATAATAGGAATGCCTGATTAAATTATTAGTATTTCCCAAAATTGATGCAAACTCTTTCCCATGCACCGAATACACGAGAAGAAAGAACATAAGAAAATGAACTAAAATGGAGAGATAAACTTTTTCTTTTGATTTTAAATACTCAGAAATTGCCCAAACAAAAGACACAATCCCTACCATAGAAAAAAACAAAAAGGTTAGAAACCGAAACAAAACAACAGAACGATAACCGGATTGAGAAATGGTCCGGATGGGAAAATTTAAGTCTTCGTTTGAAATAAGATAAATATAAAAATAACGACTCTCTTTAGGCCGGAGTGTGACATTAAAATGGGGAAATGGAGAAAGAATCGCCAACCAATCCTCCCAAACATAACCACTATAGGAATCGATCACGTTCCCTTCCGAACTCTCCGAACAAAGTTCCACAAAAGGAATGTTAATCCATTGTATCAAAACACTGAATTGAGAGTCCATTTCCAGTTCATTCAGTAACTGAAACCTGACCCATTGGCCACCTTCCTCCCGTTTTCCCCTCATGGCATCGGGACTCCGGTTGTCGATCCAGACCAAATGACGCAGAGATTGGATCGATTCGTGGCTACAATTCTTGGGAACTTCTGTCTTTTGGGGTACCAAAAATTGGACATCATGGCTGATGTTCCGTCCGTAGAAACTTTCTGGTTTCCAGAGACACCCCTCCAATCCGGCTAGGATTGCCAAAAGGAACAGGATTCCAGCCATTTGTTTCATCTGAATCACCAGTCTTTGGGCAATCTATACGCAAGAAAGCGATTTCAAGGTTTGGAAAAAAACGAATTGGATTATTTTTTGTCCAATTTTATGATTTTGGACAAAATGCATGTCTAAAATGATGACAACGAGAGGGAAGAAATTATGGATTTCCATGCAGCACTCAACAACATATTAAACCCACCGGTACTCTTTTTCTTTTTAGGAATGGGTGTCGTATTTTTCAAATCAGATCTAAGGATTACGGAAGGTGTCTCCAAATTCCTATCTTTGTATCTTTTGTTCTCCATCGGCTTCAAAGGCGGCCATGAACTTTTCAAATCCCCTTTTGCGGAAGAACATTTGTTAACACTCATCGCCTGTATGTTTATGGCATGTTTTGTTCCCATTTATTCTTACTTTATCTTCAAAGCAAAACTGGATCATGCGAACTCTGCAGCCCTTGCAGGAAGTTTTGGTTCGATCAGTGCCGTTACCTTTGTGACCGCTGGTGCTTTTTTACACAGTTATGGATATGAATACCAAGGTTTCATCGTTGCAGGAATGGCCCTTATGGAATCACCTGCGATTGTTCTCGCAGTGATTTTAGATCGTTTGGGTAAAAAGAAAAACCATGAAAACATAAACGAAAAAATTCAATGGAAACAATTACTCCACGAAGCTTTCTTTAGTTCTTCAGTTTATATTTTGATCGGAGCACTCATCGTTGGTTATCTTTCTGGCGAATCTGGTTGGAATACCACAAAACCTTTTACGGAAGATATTTTTAAAGGACTTCTCACTTTCTTTCTTTTGGACAAAGGAATTGATGCCGCAAAACAAATGCGTGAACTAAAGAAAGTCGGATTTTTTTTGGTTGGATCAGCACTTGCCATCATGGTGATCAACGTGGTCATCGCGATTCTACTCACAAAGATCATCCAAATGCCAATCGGTGATGCATTGATGTTTGTCGTACTCTGTGCCTCTGCATCCTATATTGCAGTACCAGCTGCCATGAAAGAATCCATTCCGGAAGCAAACCCAAGTATTTACCTAACCGTTGCCTTATCGATTGTATTCCCCATCAATATCATCATTGGAATCCCTTTATACTTTTACATACTAAAAGTGATAAGCGGAGTTGCTTAATTCGAGAGAACATCACTGAAGGAAAAGGAGATATCAGATGTATATTTCAAAAGGTTATTTCTATTTTCTATTGTTAGCGGTTTTTTTGCCGCTAACAGTGCCAAAAGCAGAACCAATAGATACACAAAATTCCGAAGGAACGGTTCAGACTCCCAAACCTTATGTTTCAACAATGAAAGAAAAAGGGATCGATCCTGAATTCAATCGGCATATGTTTGTGGAACCAGAGTTGTCCAAACATTCAGCTAACTCGCAACAATTTTGGTTAAATGATGTATTACGATTTGGATTGTATTTAAGGCCCAGACAAGAATCCAGATACAATTTGGATTTTAATGCTTCTGACAAAGGTTATATTGATAGAACCATCCAAACATCTTCCATTTATTTTATTTTTGACCCAAGTCCTTATGTTCAAGCAAAGGTAACACTCCAAGATGCTCGAGTTTGGGGTGGAGAATCACCGGCATCTTCTGGAGACATACGAGCTAATTTTTTTAATAATACTGCAGATCTTTATTCAAAGAACCAAACAAATGCAGTTTCTTTAAACCAAACAGGAGTTAGAGAAGCATTTGTGACTCTCAACCAACTCCCCCTCCATTCTAAATTACAAGTAGGAAGGCAAATTTGGGCTTATGGAGACCAACGGATGATTGGTGGAGGAAACTGGACAGTGAACGGCCTTTCTTTCGATGGCGCAAGACTCATGTTCAATTATGAGAATTTTAAAATCCACTTTTTAATGGCAAGGCCCTACTGGACACAAAGCGGAACTAACGGTGTCGTTTCAGCAAACGATCCTAAACTCAACTCGGCAGCAACAGGAACAGATACAACACTTCTCGGAACCTATAATAGTTTTACCATTCCTGATTGGGTGACTTTGGATCTTTATAGTTTGGGAGTGGTTCGCAAATGGAAAAAAAATCCAATCAATCCTGTGACTGGTTTGCCTGAATCTTCGAATGATGATCCGCAAGCAATGAATCGAAGTAAACAAAACCAAAACCTGATCACAACAGGATTTCGTCTGACCAACAGAACCAAAGGAAATTTCCTTCCAGACGGAAAATCATGGGACTTCACTTGGGAATCTGCTTTCCAAACAGGAACCAGTGGCAGACGCATCCAAGACCCGTATTTAAAAGAATACCTACCCAATGAATATGACAACTCGAGGACCGAAAGAGAAAAATACACAGGTCAAATGCATGTGTTTCAAACCGGGTATACTTTTTTCAAAAAACTACGGTTAGGTGGACAAGTTTTATACGCATCTGGTGACAAAAATAGAGCAGATGCTTCTGTATCTACTTTCCAAACACTTGCCAATCCGAGATTTGGAGTGATTCCCTATTTTAATAGTGTGGCCGGGATTTCAGAAAACATCAACGCACAGAATCTTTATTCAAAGTCAGTAAGTATCAGTTATAAAACCGATTCCTTTGGAGAATTCCAGGTCACCTACTTCCAGAATGATAAAGCAGAAAAACAAGATGCTTGGTATGCCATCAGCGGTGCTGCCAATTCCACAAGTTCTCTGGGAGAAAAAAATCCTTATCCCGTTTCCTCCGACAAAGGCAGTACAGAGAATTATTCTAATAATTCATACTCTTCTCCTTATGCCCTGGGAAAACGAATTTATACGGAAGTGGATTTGACTTGGCACGGACAAATTAATGATTTTGTTTCATTATGGATGGGATTTGGGTATTTGAATGCGGGGGATTCGGTTCGTAATTATCGAAATAGCAAAATCCAATACAATACGACCACACAATCCTTTGAATGGAACCAAAACTACTTACAAGGCAAAAACCAACTGGCACGTGACGCCTATATGGCCTATGCCCAAATCAACGCTGCTTTTTAAGAAAAACGTTCGATTTTTAGATGGATTTGAATACCATGGAGGTCAGATTGATTCAAGTCCATGTTGGAAGCTTCAAACAAACAAAGACGGATTCGCAATAGCCTTTCTCGAGAGGAAATTAGAAACGTTTCTCTCCTGATTTTAAAGGAAGAAGGATTGGAAGGTCTTTCCATGCGAAAGATTGCCAACCGACTTGGTTGCAGTGTTGCCAGTCCTTATTCCTATTATGAAAGCCAAATTGACCTTGTCCAAGACTTAATCAAATCAGGTGAGGATGAGCTCCTCTCCATGCTAAAAAAGGCAAGTGCGGAAGTAGACACTAAGTCCGCCTTCCAACAATTAGCTGCCATTGCACGTGCCTATTTTAATTTCGCAAGTAACAACCGAGAGTTACACAAAGTAATGTTTGTGACTGACTACGGCGGAGTCCATAGAAAAGCATTCCCTCAATTACCAAAAAGTTATCGTTTCTTTTTAGAAACAGTTCGCATTGGATTTGAATCCGGTGAAATTCCCTATCCAAAAAATGAATATCCTGCCATTGCACGATTGATGTGGAGTTGGATGTATGGAGTGATTGTTTTGGATATGACTGGAATGCTTCGAAAAAGAAAAGGTTCAGGAAACCCCATTGAAGAAGGGATTTCCTATTTCCAAAAACTTTTGAGTAAAAAAGAAATCTAACCTACTGGTGAGATTTCCAAACCTTCGTTTTCATCATCTAACATTTCTTTGGTTGTATCAGATATCGTAACAGAAGTTCCTTTATCTTTCAAACGAATGAGTTCACTTCGAATGTAACTAATGGTTTCGGGTGCATCAGTTACTTCCCAAATTGGATTTCCAACAGACAATCGAATGGGTTTATTCAAATTATAAGCATCAAGAAACAATGGAATGATTGGTAAATTGTATCGTTTACTCAAAACAACCATACCCGGATATAATTTTCTACCTTTACGAAATCCTCGGTACCAAGTACCTTCGGGAAAAATACCAATTCCTAAATTGCCACGTCCAATCCTTCGTTTAAAGTCTTTGATTGTTGTTGGATCAGACTCACTTCGGTTGAGTGGAATCAAATCAATGGACTTTACAATTCCTTTCACCAGTTGTTCTTTTCGGTGAACCCATTTTCTCTTTTTTCCTTTGTTGGAAACTCCAGAATCGTAACTAGTAAGTGCAGTTGTATAAATTCCATATCGTTTGAGAACCCCTCGAATCACGAAGGCATCATAAGGCATTGTAATTGCTTTTAAAAACTTATTTCTTGGTTTGATGTGGTTTGAAATCAAAATGGCAGATTTTCCATTTAACTTGCGTAAGATATGGTCATTTTGAATTTCAACTTTTTTGTGTCCGTACTTCAAACGCATTGGTTTCACCACAATCCACATCAGCACAAATCCAATTGATCTTCCTACATAATAGAACATAACTTTTCCTCTTATACTGTCAGTGCCCCAAAATCCAAATTGGTTGCAAAAGTTTACTCAAGATTTTAGCTACAATTCCAAGTCATTTCTGTTTCAAATGATCCTTACTCGCCTGAACATGTGGGCTTTAAAAATTTGACAATTCCTCCTTTGGCAAAAATCTGGGAAATACCTTCAGGGAGGAAACAGGTGAAAGTCCTGTGCTGACCCGCAACTGTAATCCAAATTAACATTTGGTGAGCCAGATCTTCCCCGTAAAGTTTACCTCGCGGTCATGGGGCTTTACACACTGATTCCAAATGCCTTCCATTTGGATAAGGGGCCCCGAAGGAATCGGGGCACCCGAAACAATCGCAAACAATATTTGTATTTTAAGTTCCCATACTTAAAAGTTAACTACAGTTTGTTTATCATTGGCCGGAGTTCCCCAAATCTTAAACAATTAGGAGACTTCTATGAAAAGAACTTTTAAAACCACTGCCCTATCCTTGATCCTTCTTGCACAACTTGTTGCATGCCAAACAGAAAAACAAGTTTCCGAAACAGATGCAAATAATAAACTTTTAGTTGGACTACTGGCAGGTAGTGCCGTCTCTACATCATTTTTATTGGAATACAATGGACAGTGGAACGCTGGTTATACGTATGATGCAAGTGGACAAATGACAGGAACTCCGAACGGACGACTCATCATTGCCACAAACCCAGATGGATCGGGAAGTATCATTTCTGGATTCAATTCCAATGCAAATTACTTTGGTGGTGGAGATACAACCTACCGAATTCTTTATTTTGATAAGGCTACTCGTAGACTTTATTACCAAAACACACCTGGTGGAAATAATTTTGCAAACTCTACTTTTGGAAGAATTGATTATACTCCTGTCACTACTTCAGGTTGCGAACTTGGTGCTTCCAAATGTTTTTATTTTTGTGAGGCTGTTTCTGGAAAAGCAACCCTTGCAGAAGTACAAGCAAGTACGGTCACAAGTAATTCAACGAATTATGCCACCAACGGTTGTGGTGGGTTTACATTCAGCAGGGCTCTTGCAAGAACTGAAAACTCAACTTGGACTGGACTTTAAAAAATAGTTTCTAAAACTAGGAGAAGTGATGCAAAAACATTTAAACACAAAAACGTTATGTCTAATGTTCTTAGTGATTTTTGTATCCTCCTCCTTTTGCAAACCATCCTCTTCCGCATCGGGGGAAGAAAACCTGGCTGCCCTATTGCCTTTGCTCAATGCGGCAAGTAGTTCTAGTTTTTGTCCCAAATCCCCTCTTCCCTCAGATATTTATCTTGCCACAACAGTTGTTAGTGCAAGTGCCAATGTTTCCGGATTTTCTGATCCAAACAAAGCAATCAATGGAGTCTGCGGAGCCGGCGAACTTGTAGGATCCTTAGATGTTTATGCTTTAGACATCACAGGTCCAGGTGCCTCCATCGTTCTCAGTTGGGGTGGAAAAACAGTAAAGAATGTATTCGGTGACGACTTTATTGTTTATGACAATAGTTTTCGTATTTCCGATGATACCAATACTTATGCAATGGATCCCTCAGTGATTCAAGTTTCGATTGATGGAACGAATTATTGTGGATTTAACCCCAGTTATTCGGGTGCAAATGTCAACTTAATGGACAGTTGGACAAAATTTGGTGGACTCCGACCAGTTTATTACAATATGACAACAAAACCATATACCAATGAAGACTTATTCATTAATACAGGTGGATTGTTTTTGTTAGGTGGTGGAGACGGTTTCGATTTAGACCAAATAGACGAAAACGATCCTAACGACTCAGGTTGTAATGGAACACTTGTCACCAATATCAAAACGATTGGGTTTAAATTTATCAAAATTACATCTGCCAGTAACGTGAATAATCCCGGGAATCCAGGGAACAAATTCCCTTGGCCCCCCGGCAGTTACAATGGAAGTGATATTGATGGTGTGGTCGCCCGCGAGATTCAGTAATTCACTGATCACTTTCTAAGGTCCATAGCACCTTCGAAGTTCCCCTAAAAAAAACAGAAAAAAACAATCCGTATTTCAGTTGACCGATCTTTAAAAAAAGGTTCTTTTTTTTAAAACCACTTCGGGCGTTTATCCATTTTTGAACGAAAACCAATACACAGAGAAAACATATCCATCCAAGATGAAAGGGAGGCAAAATTGAATCAAAAGGCATCCATCATTATGGGGGATTACCACAGCATTCCAGAAAATTTGCCTGCCGATGGCCAACTTCGATTGATCTTCCAACCAATTGATATGACATCTTATTGGAGAAGGTGCGGACTTACTGCAAACTTTGTTGCCGGATTTTATTCCTATTGTTACGAAGCAAGTGAGACCAAAGCCAACTCCCTCTCTACCATCATTAACGAACTTTTGGAGAATGCTTCTAAATTCTCAAAATCGAAGAATGGTGAAGTCAATGTAGAACTGAAACAATATGGAAATCTTTTAAGGATTGATGTTTTAAATGTAGCGTCAAAAACCTTACGAGATAGTTTTGAGCTTTTTGTGAAAAAACTCATATCAGAAAACGTGGAGGAGATGTATTTTTCTACACTCGAAACCAAAGAAGATGGTGATACCAATTCAGGACTAGGACTTCTCATGATGTTAAAAGACTATCGTGTCCGATTTGGTTATAGTTTCACTGAGATCGATGCCGATACTCATGAAATCATAGTAAGAGCAATTATCAACGTAGAAGAGATATAATAGGCGAAGCTTCATGGAAATCAAAGACTTAGATTACAATATACAATACGACGAAGCCACTAAGACTGTCAGATTCACAGGTTCCATCCGCTTGCAGAACTTACCAGCTTATGAACCCTTAAAAATATTTTTAAGGGATGCGGCCAAACTTTGCCAAGGCTCATTATTAACCTTGGACTTTCGAGATTTACAATTTGTAAACAGTTCGGGAATCACAACCCTATCCATGTTCATTATCGATTCCAGAAAAAGTGCAGCATGCCAAATTAAGATCCAAGGATCTCTTAACGTTTCTTGGCAGTCAAAATCTCTATCCAATTTCAAAAAACTTTGGGACCAAGTGGTTTTGGAAATTTCCTAAACCACAAATTCTCACACCCTATATCTACTCCCCATTCTTCTCGAACTACTTTCTATATTCGAGAATGTGGCGGGACTTTTCATCCAACCTCTCTATTAAGCTCTCACATTCATATTACTACATTAATTAAATGTTAAAATAAATCCCAACTTTATCATATCATCAATTTCATTAACATCAAAAACAACATCCATGTTATCTTCTCTTTAAAATATAAAAAATCATTTGCAATTTTAACAAAATAAATAAAGTTAATAGTGATTCTCCTCATTTTCCCAAACGAAATATAAAGAAAGAAACTTTTACTCTATGCAGCAATCTCCTTCCAACGAAAATCGATTCGTCCTTACTAACTATTACAAAAAACAACTCAATGAGATTGCCTACCAAGGTGAATTTAGGGCTGAAATATTCGCAACGAAGTTTCGATTCTTCTTCCTTGGAATGATATTTATCTTTTCCACTTTGGGACTACTTTCTGGCCGTCCTGTAGTAGAATTCTATTATCAAATATCCTCCATCTTAATTCTTCTTTGTTATAACTTTATTGTTCTTTATTCATTAAATAAATCTGGAAAATACCTCAATATCTTTAAATTTCTCTCTTCCTTTTTAGAGATATCTTTACTAACTTTCGTTATAGGTTATACCGCACAGGCCCAAAAAAATCCGAGCCTTGTTTATGCGGC
This genomic interval carries:
- a CDS encoding slr1659 superfamily regulator: MEIKDLDYNIQYDEATKTVRFTGSIRLQNLPAYEPLKIFLRDAAKLCQGSLLTLDFRDLQFVNSSGITTLSMFIIDSRKSAACQIKIQGSLNVSWQSKSLSNFKKLWDQVVLEIS
- a CDS encoding lysophospholipid acyltransferase family protein, producing MFYYVGRSIGFVLMWIVVKPMRLKYGHKKVEIQNDHILRKLNGKSAILISNHIKPRNKFLKAITMPYDAFVIRGVLKRYGIYTTALTSYDSGVSNKGKKRKWVHRKEQLVKGIVKSIDLIPLNRSESDPTTIKDFKRRIGRGNLGIGIFPEGTWYRGFRKGRKLYPGMVVLSKRYNLPIIPLFLDAYNLNKPIRLSVGNPIWEVTDAPETISYIRSELIRLKDKGTSVTISDTTKEMLDDENEGLEISPVG
- a CDS encoding sodium-dependent bicarbonate transport family permease, whose amino-acid sequence is MDFHAALNNILNPPVLFFFLGMGVVFFKSDLRITEGVSKFLSLYLLFSIGFKGGHELFKSPFAEEHLLTLIACMFMACFVPIYSYFIFKAKLDHANSAALAGSFGSISAVTFVTAGAFLHSYGYEYQGFIVAGMALMESPAIVLAVILDRLGKKKNHENINEKIQWKQLLHEAFFSSSVYILIGALIVGYLSGESGWNTTKPFTEDIFKGLLTFFLLDKGIDAAKQMRELKKVGFFLVGSALAIMVINVVIAILLTKIIQMPIGDALMFVVLCASASYIAVPAAMKESIPEANPSIYLTVALSIVFPINIIIGIPLYFYILKVISGVA
- a CDS encoding TetR/AcrR family transcriptional regulator gives rise to the protein MLEASNKQRRIRNSLSREEIRNVSLLILKEEGLEGLSMRKIANRLGCSVASPYSYYESQIDLVQDLIKSGEDELLSMLKKASAEVDTKSAFQQLAAIARAYFNFASNNRELHKVMFVTDYGGVHRKAFPQLPKSYRFFLETVRIGFESGEIPYPKNEYPAIARLMWSWMYGVIVLDMTGMLRKRKGSGNPIEEGISYFQKLLSKKEI
- a CDS encoding alginate export family protein — its product is MYISKGYFYFLLLAVFLPLTVPKAEPIDTQNSEGTVQTPKPYVSTMKEKGIDPEFNRHMFVEPELSKHSANSQQFWLNDVLRFGLYLRPRQESRYNLDFNASDKGYIDRTIQTSSIYFIFDPSPYVQAKVTLQDARVWGGESPASSGDIRANFFNNTADLYSKNQTNAVSLNQTGVREAFVTLNQLPLHSKLQVGRQIWAYGDQRMIGGGNWTVNGLSFDGARLMFNYENFKIHFLMARPYWTQSGTNGVVSANDPKLNSAATGTDTTLLGTYNSFTIPDWVTLDLYSLGVVRKWKKNPINPVTGLPESSNDDPQAMNRSKQNQNLITTGFRLTNRTKGNFLPDGKSWDFTWESAFQTGTSGRRIQDPYLKEYLPNEYDNSRTEREKYTGQMHVFQTGYTFFKKLRLGGQVLYASGDKNRADASVSTFQTLANPRFGVIPYFNSVAGISENINAQNLYSKSVSISYKTDSFGEFQVTYFQNDKAEKQDAWYAISGAANSTSSLGEKNPYPVSSDKGSTENYSNNSYSSPYALGKRIYTEVDLTWHGQINDFVSLWMGFGYLNAGDSVRNYRNSKIQYNTTTQSFEWNQNYLQGKNQLARDAYMAYAQINAAF
- a CDS encoding LIC_13355 family lipoprotein, which codes for MQKHLNTKTLCLMFLVIFVSSSFCKPSSSASGEENLAALLPLLNAASSSSFCPKSPLPSDIYLATTVVSASANVSGFSDPNKAINGVCGAGELVGSLDVYALDITGPGASIVLSWGGKTVKNVFGDDFIVYDNSFRISDDTNTYAMDPSVIQVSIDGTNYCGFNPSYSGANVNLMDSWTKFGGLRPVYYNMTTKPYTNEDLFINTGGLFLLGGGDGFDLDQIDENDPNDSGCNGTLVTNIKTIGFKFIKITSASNVNNPGNPGNKFPWPPGSYNGSDIDGVVAREIQ
- a CDS encoding slr1658 superfamily regulator → MNQKASIIMGDYHSIPENLPADGQLRLIFQPIDMTSYWRRCGLTANFVAGFYSYCYEASETKANSLSTIINELLENASKFSKSKNGEVNVELKQYGNLLRIDVLNVASKTLRDSFELFVKKLISENVEEMYFSTLETKEDGDTNSGLGLLMMLKDYRVRFGYSFTEIDADTHEIIVRAIINVEEI